The Apis mellifera strain DH4 linkage group LG8, Amel_HAv3.1, whole genome shotgun sequence genome contains a region encoding:
- the LOC100577288 gene encoding nudC domain-containing protein 1: protein MTKIVELCPNKNLINLKFEKYQFCSDEISIDTEICLKTDVYRLELTTNRDSFLETRLFAFHNHLFKNPYDTSSWYIDENGIVWRFKKDGNLEQIYEINNLNKNVQNRLYNPSIGFTDNNIIVISDGGDCLKLLITNAQENIKSFTLNNAEPGIILDIRYIDTTNTIMIAMCDIRSTGEKKFSRLLLLTYAWKNAGNIDEFFELINKETLKVNGAIEYVYIENSGKYLHSICQDYITFDSPKIKKSIDNEKDTKKIEKLKIPRYYWSQDEDSITVWLKIDNQYRDKIKVNVTSLELSVTVNNNVLIEGQCQYRLDEDLTTWKYEQDTFKLELYKHENGLMWNELIKGDTGGECLPNETLATEIHSKLAHLCTNQIDNKQGQPCLGFNAEQLEECDLEGKDNLLLRVDLAEQTNTHLAMLGTSNHVLYTYKTKNGQAICLRHNNDGFLWITDQVNDNKWNIKHYYTFPGFGYVEASKSNKKFCVSPADGSYVAILEHTRYIFLYKRPELNVQIGKQWIIDLDNETYPIMGAVATNKYLIILTKNKLYRLNICF, encoded by the exons atgacaaaaattgttgaattatgtcctaataaaaatttgataaatttaaaatttgaaaaatatcagttttgtagcgatgaaatttcgatagatactgaaatatgtttaaaaacag ACGTATATAGGTTAGAATTAACAACAAATCGAGATTCCTTCTTAGAAACTCGATTATTCGCAtttcataatcatttattcaaaaatccaTATGATACATCATCCTGGTATATAGATGAAAATGGAATTGTATGgcgatttaaaaaagatggtAATTTAgaacaaatatatgaaattaataacttaaataaaaatgtgcaaAATCGTTTGTATAATCCATCAATTGGATTtactgataataatattattgtaatttctgATGGTGGagattgtttgaaattattaataacaaatgcccaagaaaatattaaatctttcacATTAAACAATGCGGAACCtggaataatattagatataagatatatagataCTACAAATACTATTATGATTGCTATGTGTGATATTAGAAGTAcaggtgaaaaaaaattttcaaggcttttattattaacatatgcTTGGAAAAATGCAGGAAATATAGATGAATTCTTTGAgcttattaataaagaaactttaaaaGTAAATGGTGCtattgaatatgtatatatagaaaactCTGGTAAATACTTACATTCCATTTGTCaagattatataacatttgattccccaaagataaaaaaatctattgataatgaaaaagatacaaagaaaattgagaaattaaaaattccaagataTTATTGGTCTCAAGATGAGGATTCAATAACAGTTTGGCTTAAAATAGACAATCaatatcgagataaaattaaagtaaatgtAACATCACTAGAACTATCAGTAacagtaaataataatgtactaATAGAAGGACAATGTCAATACAGATTAGATGAAGATTTAACGACATGGAAATATGAACAAGATACATTTAaacttgaattatataaacatgaaAATGGTTTAATGtggaatgaattaattaaaggtGATACTGGTGGAGAATGTTTACCTAATGAAACTTTGGCTACTGAAATTCATTCTAA gTTAGCACATTTGTGTACAaatcaaattgataataaacaaGGACAACCTTGTCTAGGATTTAATGCTGAACAACTTGAGGAATGTGATCTTGAAGGAAAAGATAATCTCTTATTGAGAGTTGATCTTGCTGAACAAACAAATACTCATTTAGCTATGCTTGGAACAAGCAATCAtgtattgtatacatataaaacaaaaaatggaCAAGCAATTTGTCTAAGACATAATAATGATGGTTTTTTATGGATTACTGATCaagtaaatgataataaatggaatatcaaacattattatacttttcctGGTTTTGGTTATGTTGAAGCaagtaaaagtaataaaaaattttgtgtttCTCCTGctg atggtTCATATGTAGCTATTCTTGAGCAcacaagatatatatttctttataaaaggCCTGAATTAAATGTTCAAATTGGAAAACAATGGATTATAGATTTAGATAATGAAACCTATCCTATTATGGGAGCAGTCgccacaaataaatatttaattattcttactaaaaacaaattatatcgattaaatatttgtttttaa